One part of the Ailuropoda melanoleuca isolate Jingjing chromosome 6, ASM200744v2, whole genome shotgun sequence genome encodes these proteins:
- the NSMCE4A gene encoding non-structural maintenance of chromosomes element 4 homolog A yields MLLKENREDILNASDKLTEVLEEANTLFNGVSRAREAVLDAQFLVLASDLGKEKAKQLRSDLNSFDMLRYVETLLTHMGVNPLEAEELIRDEDSSDFEFIVYDSWKISGKTAENTFNKTHTFHFLLGSIQGECPVPKPRNDRPRKVPTTEEKKTMPDQLNEMEESHQEATEKEVERILGLLQTYFREDPDTPMSFFDFVVDPHSFPRTVENIFHVSFIIRDGFARIKLDQDRLPIIEPVNINEESEGIDQNTQIRNQGIIALSYRDWEEIVKTFEISEPVIASGQSQQRLST; encoded by the exons ATGCTACTTAAAG AAAACCGGGAGGATATACTGAATGCCAGCGACAAATTAACAGAGGTCCTTGAAGAGGCCAACACTCTATTTAATGGAG TGTCCCGAGCAAGAGAAGCAGTCCTGGATGCCCAGTTTCTTGTTTTGGCTTCAGATTTGggcaaagagaaagcaaagcagcTGCGTTCTGACCTGAACTCGTTTGATATGTTAAGATATGTTGAAACTCTA CTGACACATATGGGTGTAAATCCGCTAGAAGCTGAAGAACTCATCCGTGATGAAGATAGTTCTGATTTTGAATTCATAGTCTATGACTCCTGGAAAATATCAGGCAAAACAGCAGAAAACACCTTTAATAAAACCCATACATTCCACTTTCT GTTGGGTTCAATACAAGGAGAGTGTCCTGTGCCAAAGCCACGAAATGATCGTCCAAGGAAAGTTCCCACGACAGAAGAGAAGAAGACAATGCCTGACCag ttaaatGAAATGGAAGAATCTCATcaagaagcaacagaaaaagaagtggaaagaattttaggattgttgcAGACGTATTTTCGAGAAGATC CTGATACTCCCATGTCCTTCTTTGACTTTGTGGTTGATCCACATTCTTTCCCCCGAACAGTGGAAAACATCTTTCATGTTTCCTTCATTATAAGG GATGGTTTTGCAAGAATAAAGCTTGACCAAGACCGACTGCCAATAATAG AGCCTGTTAATATTaatgaagaaagtgagggaaTTGACCAAAACACCCAAATTAGGAATCAAGGAATTATAGCTTTGAGTTACCGTGACTGGGAG GAGATCGTGAAGACCTTTGAGATCTCAGAGCCTGTGATCGCGTCAGGCCAGAGCCAGCAGAGACTGAGCACTTGA